In the genome of Oligoflexus sp., the window CAATCTGCTCTGAGAGAGGCTCCCATGGCATCAATGCGAGAAATGGCGAAGAAGAATCTCGAGAAAATGGTGAAGGGGGCCGCACGCGAGGTGAATACGTCGCGTCCCGGTCGCTCAGGGGCTTCCGCAGCCCCTGCCGCCGCAAAAAAGCCCGCGGCTGAAGCTCCAGCAAAATCAGCGGCCGCCCCGGAAGCCTCTGCACCTGCAAAGGCTGGTGCCACAAAGGAAGCTGCTACGCTTGAAAAAGCTGGAGCCGCAGCGGAAGGTGCTACAGCTGCAAAAGCTGGTGCCACAAGGGAAGCTGCTACGCTTGAAAAAGCTGGAGCCGCAACGGAAGCTGCTGCACCCGCAATGGCCGGTGCTGCAACGGAAGCCGCTGCGCCTGCAAAAGCTGATGCCACAACAGAGGCTGCTGCGTCTGCAAAAGCCGGTGCTGCAACGGAAGCTGCCGCGCCTGTAAAAGCCGGTGCCGCCTCAGAAACTGCGGCATCTTCAGAGAAATCGGCTGATGCTGCGAAAATTTCGGCGTCTTCAAACGTTTCCGCCGCGGACATCGAGGTAAGTCCCGGCAAAACTGCCTCGGCAACGGCATCTTCACAGAAATCTGCCGGTGCTGCAGACGCTCGCGCCCCGGACATCGAAGCAATTTCCGGTAAATCTGGTCCTGCGACGGCATCTTCGCAGAAATCTGCCGGTGCTGCGAAAGTCTCGACGTCGTCAGACGTTTCCGCCGCTCAAGCATTTTCTGCGAAAGCTGCACCCTCTTCAGGGAAAAACCTTTCAGCTGCGGACGTCGCGTCGTCTTCTGCCAAAACTCCAGGTGTCCCCGCCTCGGTCTTTGAGCAGCTCCAGGCGCAGATTCAAAAGAACGGCAAAACCATTCAGAAAGTCCCCGTCGAGAGCATCAAGCTGAATGAAAACATTCGCGAGGCCTATAACGACGAGCATCTGAAAACCCTCGCCGATTCGATGCAGAAAGACGGCCTGATCCAGTTCCCGACTCTCTGCCTGAAAGCAGGCGCCAACGGCGAATTCACCTTCGTCTGCAAAAATGGTCATCGCCGTATCCTGGCCGCCAGATCCCTCGGCTGGAAAACCATCGAATGCGTGATCCTGCCCTTCGCCTCGACCCGCGACGAGCTTTATCACACGATCGCCGCGAACCTTCGTGAAGACGTTTTCTATCTGGATTTGTCCCAGGCCTATCAGCAGGCCAATCACCTCGGTGAATCCGATCAGGCGATTGCTGAACGCGTCGGCGTGAATCCTCGAACAGTCGGTTGGTATCGTCGCCTGACAACCATGGCTCCCGAATGCCAAGCTCTTTGCCGTCAGTACCCCGATCTTTTCCACGCGACCTGGGCCATTCAGCTTGCCCGTAAAGGGGAATTGCCTCCTCTTGCGGTCCTGATGAAGCAGATGCAGTTCATGCTCGCGCGCTATCAGGCTCTCCGGAACAACGCAGATCAAGCTGCGCAGCCCGATCGTCTGCCAAAAACGATAGACGTGGAGCAGCAGAGAGAAGCGAAAGCGTCCCTGAAATCCCTTTTCTCGGGAGCGAGGGGCTCGACCGAAGCGCAGCAGGCCTGGCAGCTGGTCGAACAGCTCTGTATTGCTGGCTATTTTAAGCCGGCACTCCTGAACCGCATGCGCCGCCAGCTCCTGTCCGGCGCGCAAAAAGGCTCCCGCCGCGCCTCTGCCGCCGAATCGTAATCGCCTTGTTTCAGCGCTGAATAATTCCTATGATCCTCCCTTCGCACCATCCCAATCCGGGGTGGTGATGCAAGGGAGCTTTTTTTCTATGCCTGAATTGCCAGAAGTCGAATGTTTAACCCGAGCCGTTCGATCGGTCATTCTCGGGAAAAAGCTCGATGAAATGGTCTTTCATCGACCGGATCTTCGCTGGCCGATTCCGACGCAGGATTTGCAGGAATTGATTGCCGGAAAAACCATACTCTCCGTGGAACGCCGATCCAAATATCTTCTGATCGAAACCGAAAGCGGATATGCCATCATCCATCTGGGCATGACGGGCAATATGCTCTTCAGTCCCGAAGCCACAGGTCGCTGGAATCACACGCATGCGAGTTTTCGCGTGCGCGATGATTCCGGCCCTATCGGCTATCTGCATTACGTGGATCCAAGACGTTTCGGCTGCATTCTGTGCAGTTCGCGGGATGCGCTGGTGCAGCATCCGCTGCTCAAGAATCTAGGCCCTGAACCCCTGGACACCGAAAATCTTGATGAAATTCTATTCCAACGCAGTCGCGGCAAGACTGTGGCGGTGAAGAATTTTCTGATGGATGCCCACAATGTCGTGGGCGTCGGCAATATCTATGCGAACGAAAGTTTATTCCTTGCAGGTGTCAAACCTTCGCGAAAAGCATCGGCTGTGAAGCGTGACGAGTGGAAAAAAATCAGCGACGCGATCAAAAAAGTTCTCGCCGCTGCCATCCAAGCTGGTGGAACCAGTTTCCGGGACTATAAACATGTCGACGGAGAACCCGGTTATTTTGAACTCTCACTCAGCGTTTATGGCCGTGAAGGTGATCCTTGTTTGCGCTGTAAAACAGGGATAAGCAGCAGCAGAATTGGGGGTCGTGCGACCTACTTTTGCTCCAGGTGCCAGCGCTGAAACCCACGTCCTGCCCGCATTAAGCGACAAATCAGTCGGTATTGACGCATCTGAAAAGGCCGGGTTCCCGTGTGATTTCAGCGGGTTACACGGTCTTCCCGGCACCGCGTAAAAAAATTTGCGATGAAGCACAAAAAACCTCACTAAATATGTTGACATTGTCTCTCAAACTGCTAATTTGTCGCAGCTAAGGCATTGAGTTCACGTCAAGCCTCCACGGAAGATCCGCAGGAGTCCTGCAAAAAGCCCTTCCGAGTTGAAACTGATGTGATCATCGGATACGAGAGATGCCAAAGTTTGCTTGTGAGCAGGAGTTCACGGCATGCAAGACAGGACAAGGCTGCAGGATGCGGCTGCCATCGGTCCCTGGATGGGGAAGAGATGTTAAGAGAACGGATGTCTCGAGTCCTGTGTGAGCGATGGGGTACCAAAGTTTCTTGCGGATGTGAGGAACGGGATAAATAGCCAAATCGGAGGAAATCAGCTATGATGACACCGGAAAACACGAATGATGCTGCACTCAACTTCGACACATCTTCTGTCACTTTTCCCCCTGGAACAAAACTGCGTGAAATCGAGCGCATTGTGATCCTGGAAACCTTGAGACAGAAAAACTTCAACCGTACGCATACCGCCCGCGCTCTGGGTATTGGTATCCGCACGCTGCAGCGCAAGCTGAAGCGTTACGGCGCGTCTGACTGGGGTCTCAAGACCAAGGTTGGCGGTGAAGACATGGTGGAAGGCGCTGAGAGCCCTTCGTTCACCAACTAAGTTCCAGCCCTGCGCTGAACAAGGGCCCTGCAGAAGTGCGGGGCTCTTTTACTTAGTCCTTCTCCTCTCCTGTCGAGCTTTTTGGATTCAAAAAGGTTGACAGCAAAAAGACGAACCCTTATAAAGTGTCTTCCGATGGGGATGTAGCTCAGGTGGTTAGAGCACACGCCTGATAAGCGTGAGGTCGGAAGTTCGAGTCTTCTCATCCCCACCATCAAAAACCCGGTTGAAGCGAAAGCACAGCCGGGTTTTTTGCGTCCGCTCCGCGGATGGCGACGCAAGCGGGATGGCGACGCAAGCGGGATGGCGACGCAAGTGCGACGACGCAAGTGCGACGACACAAGCGGGATGACGGAGGCTGCTTACGGACATCCCATCACACTTCATGTCTTTTCCATTCCCGCGCGTCCCCGTTTATAAAAAGGGCATGCGAACTTATTACGTCTACATCCTTAGCGACCGCCACCGACGACTCCTCTACACCGGAGTGACGAACCAGTTGGAACGTCGGCTGCACGAACACCGAACGAAACTTAACCCCCAGAGCTACACAGCACGTTATGACATCACCTATCTCGTTTACTTTGAACGGCATGCCTATCCAGGTGCGGCCAACCGTCGGGAAGAGGAGATCAAGCAGATGAGCCGCTGGGAAAGGGAGCAACTCATCAGGCAGTTCGAAGCCGAGGAACGGGGCTGCCCCGCGCATCTGAAAAATCCTTATGCGTCGCCTGGTCGGCAGGCATCGGAACCCAGAGGGCCCTGGACCTTAAGGAACTGCGATCCGAAATAAGAAAGCGTCAGAGATTTGACAGCTGACCTTTGATTTGTTTCTTACGCTGATCAGCCGAGGCCGATCACACTGCGCATCGAAATTCGTTGGCGCGAGGGGATGCTTAGCATTTGGAAATTTTCCCGTTAAGATGATGTCCTCGCGGATGATTACCGACTCTCATAAAGGGGGAGGCGCCATGTGCCCACAAACTTCCGGATCGCCTTATCCGGCCAGTGCCGAAGAAGCCCAGATCGAAAAACTTTATCTCAGCATGATCGAAGGCTGGAATCAGCGTGATGCACAAAAGCTCGCGGCCGCCTTTGATGATGATGGAATGATCATCGGCTGCGATGGAACACATCACAGCGGAGCTCAGGAGATTGAAGAATCCATCGCACGCATCTTCCGTGATCACGCGACTCCACCTTTTCTTATCAAAGTGAAAAGCATTCGCATGCTGACAGCGGACGTCGCTCAGCTCGAAGCGTTGGTCGGCATGATCCCACCCGGGAAAGAGGAACTCGATCCGAAGCTTCATGCCTTTCAGGTGATGACGGCCGTAAGGCGAACGCGCCGTTGGACCATCAAGCACCTTCAGAATACTCCGGCCCAGCTGCACAGCCAGCCCGGAGCCCTGGACGCCTTGAGTCACGAGCTTTTGGCTGATAAATTAAATAATTTCAGTTAGTTAAAATTATTTTGAAAGACCCTTATTTTTCCTGGCTGACTTTCCGATTAGAATTAGAAAATATTTCTAGTAATTATTTCTAATTTTGGGGAGACGGTCATGCGCAAACACTTTCTGGTTACCGGAGCCAACCGGGGCATAGGAGCAGCCATCACACGCGAGCTCGCCGCAGCCGGGCATCAACTGACGCTGTTTTGTCGCGATTTAAAGGCCACAGAGGCCCTGGTCCGCTCTCTGCCTTCCCGGCAGGGGATCAAGGTCCTGGAGGGCGATTTAGGCACTCTGGCGGGCATTCGCGCAGCAGCCCAGGCCATGGCGACCCTTCCCCCGCTTCAGGGTCTGATACATAACGCAGCGCTCTGGCCGCAGCACAAAATCATAACAGTCGATGGACTGGAACAGTCCTTCGTCGTCAATCACCTTGCCCCTTTTCTCATCAACCTCGAATTGGAAGAACGATTCAAGCGCGACGGCACACGCGTCGTGCAGATGACGGCCGGACTTTATCCGATCGGGGATCGCAACTCTACGGCCACTGCCGTCGGGGATAATTTCAGCGCGTTCAAGACCTATGCCTCGACAAAGCTCCTGAACCTTGCTACCACGATGACATTTGCCGAACGCTGGCAGGGCAGTCCGGCGACCATCAACGCCGTGCATCCCGGCGTTGTTCGCACCGATCTGGGAGCGATGACGGGAGTGAAAGGACGGCTTTTGAATCTGATCAAACGCCTCTGGCTGACGCCGGAAGAAGGAGCCAAGGCTCCCGTTTTTCTGAGCACGGCCCCTGAACTTCAGGGCATCAGCGGCCGTTTTTATGATCGTTTCAAAGAGGCGAGCCTCGCTCCTTTTCTGCAGGATCCGAATTTTCGCGAGGCTGTCTGGCAGCAGGCCCTGCATACCACCCAAAAACGTGAGAGCGACCGTGGCCGGAAAACAGCA includes:
- a CDS encoding SDR family NAD(P)-dependent oxidoreductase — protein: MRKHFLVTGANRGIGAAITRELAAAGHQLTLFCRDLKATEALVRSLPSRQGIKVLEGDLGTLAGIRAAAQAMATLPPLQGLIHNAALWPQHKIITVDGLEQSFVVNHLAPFLINLELEERFKRDGTRVVQMTAGLYPIGDRNSTATAVGDNFSAFKTYASTKLLNLATTMTFAERWQGSPATINAVHPGVVRTDLGAMTGVKGRLLNLIKRLWLTPEEGAKAPVFLSTAPELQGISGRFYDRFKEASLAPFLQDPNFREAVWQQALHTTQKRESDRGRKTAAGSGNLG
- a CDS encoding helix-turn-helix domain-containing protein; protein product: MMTPENTNDAALNFDTSSVTFPPGTKLREIERIVILETLRQKNFNRTHTARALGIGIRTLQRKLKRYGASDWGLKTKVGGEDMVEGAESPSFTN
- a CDS encoding SgcJ/EcaC family oxidoreductase translates to MCPQTSGSPYPASAEEAQIEKLYLSMIEGWNQRDAQKLAAAFDDDGMIIGCDGTHHSGAQEIEESIARIFRDHATPPFLIKVKSIRMLTADVAQLEALVGMIPPGKEELDPKLHAFQVMTAVRRTRRWTIKHLQNTPAQLHSQPGALDALSHELLADKLNNFS
- a CDS encoding ParB/RepB/Spo0J family partition protein → MASMREMAKKNLEKMVKGAAREVNTSRPGRSGASAAPAAAKKPAAEAPAKSAAAPEASAPAKAGATKEAATLEKAGAAAEGATAAKAGATREAATLEKAGAATEAAAPAMAGAATEAAAPAKADATTEAAASAKAGAATEAAAPVKAGAASETAASSEKSADAAKISASSNVSAADIEVSPGKTASATASSQKSAGAADARAPDIEAISGKSGPATASSQKSAGAAKVSTSSDVSAAQAFSAKAAPSSGKNLSAADVASSSAKTPGVPASVFEQLQAQIQKNGKTIQKVPVESIKLNENIREAYNDEHLKTLADSMQKDGLIQFPTLCLKAGANGEFTFVCKNGHRRILAARSLGWKTIECVILPFASTRDELYHTIAANLREDVFYLDLSQAYQQANHLGESDQAIAERVGVNPRTVGWYRRLTTMAPECQALCRQYPDLFHATWAIQLARKGELPPLAVLMKQMQFMLARYQALRNNADQAAQPDRLPKTIDVEQQREAKASLKSLFSGARGSTEAQQAWQLVEQLCIAGYFKPALLNRMRRQLLSGAQKGSRRASAAES
- a CDS encoding GIY-YIG nuclease family protein, producing MRTYYVYILSDRHRRLLYTGVTNQLERRLHEHRTKLNPQSYTARYDITYLVYFERHAYPGAANRREEEIKQMSRWEREQLIRQFEAEERGCPAHLKNPYASPGRQASEPRGPWTLRNCDPK
- the mutM gene encoding bifunctional DNA-formamidopyrimidine glycosylase/DNA-(apurinic or apyrimidinic site) lyase: MPELPEVECLTRAVRSVILGKKLDEMVFHRPDLRWPIPTQDLQELIAGKTILSVERRSKYLLIETESGYAIIHLGMTGNMLFSPEATGRWNHTHASFRVRDDSGPIGYLHYVDPRRFGCILCSSRDALVQHPLLKNLGPEPLDTENLDEILFQRSRGKTVAVKNFLMDAHNVVGVGNIYANESLFLAGVKPSRKASAVKRDEWKKISDAIKKVLAAAIQAGGTSFRDYKHVDGEPGYFELSLSVYGREGDPCLRCKTGISSSRIGGRATYFCSRCQR